In one Nocardioides sp. NBC_00368 genomic region, the following are encoded:
- a CDS encoding COX15/CtaA family protein, whose protein sequence is MTSTEPATGPAPSAKDKVLAWLRTHAFGLAIANLVANIGIVVTGAVVRLTGSGLGCPTWPKCTEESYVAHEALGINGVIEFGNRLLTYVLAAIAITVVIAVWNRRGVIRNLAIIIACGVPLQGVIGGITVLTELNPYVVALHLLASMAMVGLCVWLLDELRSPEREAAPRSVRTAALVTFVVGWLSLWLGTVVTGSGPHSGDLESRRTGLDPAMMSHIHAYAVYVLIAATLVTLWLGRKHAYVRQVTIVLLVIELAQGLIGWVQYLTDLPVVLVGFHMLGAALISAGLARVVCSVRAHA, encoded by the coding sequence ATGACATCCACCGAACCCGCCACCGGCCCGGCTCCCTCGGCCAAGGACAAGGTCCTCGCCTGGCTCCGCACCCACGCGTTCGGTCTGGCCATCGCCAACCTGGTCGCCAACATCGGGATCGTCGTGACCGGCGCGGTGGTCCGGCTGACCGGCTCCGGGCTCGGCTGTCCGACCTGGCCCAAGTGCACCGAGGAGTCCTACGTGGCTCACGAGGCGCTCGGGATCAACGGGGTCATCGAGTTCGGCAACCGCCTGCTGACCTACGTCCTGGCTGCCATCGCCATCACCGTCGTCATCGCCGTCTGGAACCGGCGCGGGGTCATCCGAAACCTGGCGATCATCATCGCCTGCGGCGTACCGCTCCAAGGGGTCATCGGCGGCATCACGGTGCTCACCGAGCTCAACCCCTACGTCGTCGCGCTCCACCTGCTCGCCTCGATGGCGATGGTCGGCCTGTGCGTCTGGCTCCTCGACGAGCTCCGCTCGCCCGAGCGCGAGGCCGCGCCCCGCAGCGTCCGCACCGCCGCGCTCGTCACCTTCGTCGTCGGCTGGCTCTCGCTCTGGCTCGGCACCGTCGTGACCGGCTCCGGCCCTCACTCCGGAGACCTCGAGTCCCGGCGTACCGGCCTCGACCCGGCGATGATGTCCCACATCCACGCCTACGCCGTCTACGTGCTCATCGCGGCGACCCTGGTGACGCTGTGGCTCGGCCGCAAGCACGCGTACGTCCGTCAGGTCACGATCGTGCTGCTGGTCATCGAGCTCGCCCAGGGCCTGATCGGCTGGGTGCAGTACCTCACCGACCTCCCGGTCGTCCTGGTCGGCTTCCACATGCTCGGCGCCGCCCTGATCTCCGCCGGCCTCGCCCGCGTCGTCTGCTCCGTCCGCGCCCACGCCTGA
- a CDS encoding ABC transporter permease, whose translation MSEVATGTFTPKPGGAPITRQVVAQALMEAKLMLRNGEQLLLAVVIPVMVLIGGVTAGNAIDLDLGTDRPLVDLLTPGVLALAIMSTSFTSLAIATGFERRYGVIKRLGASPLPRTGLLAGKVLALGCVQLVQLFIIGGVGQILGWTPAAGFGTVLAFFLAIATGTLAFAALGLFVAGVLRAEATLAAANLIYLLLLAGGAVVLPLTAYGAYGDVARWLPSGALGEAVRTAFLDGAPAWRDLGVLLIWALLGSTLTARTFKWE comes from the coding sequence ATGTCTGAGGTGGCCACGGGGACCTTCACCCCCAAGCCCGGCGGCGCCCCGATCACCCGGCAGGTGGTCGCCCAGGCGCTGATGGAGGCCAAGCTGATGCTCCGCAACGGCGAGCAGCTCCTCCTGGCCGTGGTGATCCCGGTGATGGTGCTCATCGGCGGCGTCACCGCCGGCAACGCGATCGACCTCGACCTCGGCACCGACCGGCCTCTGGTCGACCTCCTCACCCCCGGCGTCCTGGCGCTGGCGATCATGTCGACCTCCTTCACGAGCCTTGCGATCGCGACCGGGTTCGAGCGGCGCTACGGCGTGATCAAGCGGCTCGGCGCCTCCCCGCTCCCCCGGACCGGCCTGCTCGCCGGGAAGGTGCTCGCGCTGGGCTGCGTCCAGCTCGTGCAGCTGTTCATCATCGGTGGCGTCGGCCAGATCCTCGGCTGGACCCCGGCTGCCGGCTTCGGCACCGTCCTCGCCTTCTTCCTGGCGATCGCGACGGGCACCCTGGCCTTCGCCGCTCTCGGGCTCTTCGTCGCCGGTGTCCTGCGCGCGGAGGCGACCCTGGCCGCGGCCAACCTCATCTACCTGCTCCTCCTCGCCGGCGGCGCCGTGGTGCTGCCGCTGACTGCTTACGGCGCCTACGGGGACGTCGCTCGCTGGCTGCCCTCGGGCGCGCTGGGAGAGGCGGTACGCACCGCCTTCCTCGACGGCGCCCCGGCCTGGCGGGACCTCGGCGTACTCCTGATCTGGGCCCTTCTCGGCTCCACCCTCACAGCTAGGACCTTCAAGTGGGAATGA
- a CDS encoding ABC transporter ATP-binding protein — MESSVARPAVEVRDLRMTYGDKTAVDGLTLSVAEGSITAVLGPNGAGKTTTLETCEGYRKPQQGTVRVLGLDPIADRKQLLPRIGVMLQGQGAWSGVRAMEMLKHIARLHAHPLDVDYLAERLGLGECGRTPYRRLSGGQQQRLGLAMALVGRPELVFVDEPTAGMDPQGRRTTWELLRELRADGVTVVLTTHYLEEAEELADQVHIIDRGRMIASGTPLELTRGGATATVRLVVTKPFPPGARESLRKALGEDTEVTLLDERSMRVTGKADPTTLAKVSRWCEENDVLPESLTLGRRSLEDVFLDLTGGLLTEGVEHV, encoded by the coding sequence GTGGAATCTTCCGTCGCCAGGCCTGCTGTCGAGGTACGCGACCTGCGCATGACCTACGGCGACAAGACGGCCGTCGACGGACTCACGCTGAGCGTCGCGGAGGGCTCGATCACGGCCGTGCTCGGCCCGAACGGGGCCGGGAAGACGACCACCCTGGAGACGTGCGAGGGCTATCGCAAGCCCCAGCAGGGCACGGTGCGCGTGCTCGGGCTCGACCCGATCGCCGACCGCAAGCAGCTGCTCCCCCGGATCGGCGTGATGCTGCAGGGGCAGGGCGCCTGGAGCGGCGTACGCGCCATGGAGATGCTCAAGCACATCGCCCGGCTGCACGCTCATCCGCTCGACGTCGACTACCTGGCGGAGCGGCTGGGTCTGGGCGAGTGCGGTCGCACCCCCTACCGGCGGCTCTCCGGCGGGCAGCAGCAGCGGCTCGGCCTGGCGATGGCGCTGGTGGGCCGCCCCGAGCTCGTGTTCGTGGACGAGCCGACCGCCGGGATGGATCCGCAGGGGCGGCGTACGACCTGGGAGCTGCTGCGCGAGCTGCGCGCGGACGGCGTGACCGTCGTGCTGACCACCCACTACCTGGAGGAGGCCGAGGAGCTGGCCGACCAGGTGCACATCATCGACCGCGGCCGGATGATCGCCTCCGGCACGCCGCTGGAGCTGACCCGTGGCGGCGCGACCGCGACCGTACGGCTGGTCGTGACCAAGCCGTTCCCGCCCGGTGCCCGCGAGTCCCTGCGCAAGGCGCTCGGCGAGGACACCGAGGTCACCCTGCTGGACGAGCGCTCGATGCGGGTCACCGGCAAGGCCGACCCGACCACGCTCGCCAAGGTCAGCCGCTGGTGCGAGGAGAACGACGTCCTCCCGGAGTCGCTGACGCTGGGCCGCCGGAGCCTCGAGGACGTCTTCCTCGATCTCACCGGAGGGCTCCTCACGGAGGGGGTCGAGCATGTCTGA
- a CDS encoding glyoxalase, which yields MFTLQTITLDATDTTDARAFYEKAFGLTDQISVRQGPGTGAGRPFTVSLVVGQPSTVDSLVDSALAAGATSLKPVEKSFWGYGGIVQAPDGSIWKVATSAKKDRGPATREIDDIVLLLGVADVKASKRFYAERGLGVKRSFGGKYAEFEAAPGAVQLAIYPRHALEKETGVALDPEAAYGIVLGGGSEAFTDPDGFTWQAGDHGTHDRDEHDR from the coding sequence ATGTTCACTCTTCAGACCATCACCCTCGACGCCACCGACACCACGGACGCCCGCGCGTTCTACGAGAAGGCCTTCGGGCTCACCGACCAGATCTCCGTACGCCAGGGCCCGGGCACCGGTGCGGGCCGGCCGTTCACGGTCTCGCTGGTCGTCGGCCAGCCCTCGACGGTCGACAGCCTCGTCGACTCGGCGCTCGCCGCCGGCGCCACCTCGCTCAAGCCGGTCGAGAAGTCGTTCTGGGGCTACGGCGGCATCGTCCAGGCGCCCGACGGCTCGATCTGGAAGGTCGCGACCTCCGCCAAGAAGGACCGCGGCCCCGCCACCCGGGAGATCGACGACATCGTCCTGCTCCTCGGCGTCGCCGACGTCAAGGCGAGCAAGCGGTTCTACGCCGAACGCGGTCTCGGCGTGAAGCGGAGCTTCGGCGGCAAGTACGCCGAGTTCGAGGCCGCTCCCGGGGCCGTCCAGCTCGCGATCTACCCCCGGCACGCGCTGGAGAAGGAGACCGGTGTCGCGCTCGACCCGGAGGCTGCGTACGGGATCGTCCTGGGCGGTGGCAGCGAGGCCTTCACCGACCCGGACGGGTTCACCTGGCAGGCTGGGGACCATGGCACGCACGATCGCGACGAACACGACCGTTGA
- a CDS encoding PPOX class F420-dependent oxidoreductase, producing MARTIATNTTVDLEGLLEFVRPRHQMILVTSRADGSPQLSPVTGGVDDDGRIVITTYPERAKTRNARIRPRVSVMVLSDEWNGAWVQVDGEAEVLDATAGEAALDAFVTYFRNISGEHSDWDEYRQAMVDQGKSLLRITPKRWGPVATGGFPARLA from the coding sequence ATGGCACGCACGATCGCGACGAACACGACCGTTGATCTCGAGGGGCTGCTGGAGTTCGTACGCCCCCGCCACCAGATGATCCTGGTGACCAGCCGGGCCGACGGGTCCCCGCAGCTCTCGCCGGTCACCGGCGGCGTCGACGACGACGGCCGGATCGTCATCACGACCTACCCCGAGCGGGCCAAGACCCGCAACGCCCGCATCCGGCCGCGGGTCAGCGTCATGGTCCTCTCCGATGAGTGGAACGGCGCCTGGGTCCAGGTCGACGGCGAGGCCGAGGTCCTCGACGCCACCGCGGGCGAGGCGGCGCTGGACGCGTTCGTCACCTACTTCCGCAACATCTCCGGTGAACACTCCGACTGGGACGAGTACCGCCAGGCGATGGTCGACCAGGGCAAGTCCCTCCTTCGGATCACCCCGAAGCGCTGGGGTCCGGTCGCCACCGGCGGCTTCCCGGCGCGTCTGGCCTGA
- a CDS encoding methyltransferase domain-containing protein: MTINDPTDWETAYVRGTTGWDLGAPLAYIEEDTALLGEPGTAFAPGAGRGHDAAGLAAAGWRTTVVDLSPTAAAHAAKHYPDLTYVVGDALDVDIVLDATGGPVDLMWDHTFFCALPPAWRGRVGDLARAVVRPGGRVASGIFPIDRPSEEAGPPWTYVPEDMTRALGPDFDLVHLSEPRRLNSRLPWSHRLGIWERSRGL, translated from the coding sequence ATGACCATCAACGACCCCACCGACTGGGAGACCGCCTACGTCCGTGGCACGACCGGCTGGGACCTCGGCGCTCCCCTGGCCTACATCGAGGAGGACACGGCGCTGCTCGGCGAGCCCGGCACCGCCTTCGCTCCCGGCGCCGGCCGAGGGCACGATGCCGCGGGGTTGGCGGCTGCCGGATGGCGAACGACGGTCGTCGACCTCTCACCCACGGCGGCCGCCCACGCGGCGAAGCACTACCCGGACCTCACCTACGTGGTCGGCGATGCACTCGACGTCGACATCGTCCTGGACGCGACCGGCGGGCCGGTCGACCTGATGTGGGACCACACCTTCTTCTGCGCGCTGCCGCCCGCCTGGCGCGGCCGCGTCGGCGACCTGGCCCGCGCGGTCGTACGCCCGGGCGGGCGGGTCGCGTCGGGGATCTTCCCCATCGACCGTCCGAGCGAGGAGGCCGGCCCGCCGTGGACGTACGTCCCCGAGGACATGACCCGCGCCCTCGGCCCCGACTTCGACCTGGTCCACCTCTCCGAGCCGCGCCGGCTGAACTCGCGCCTGCCGTGGAGCCATCGCCTGGGGATCTGGGAGCGTTCCCGAGGGTTGTGA
- a CDS encoding helix-turn-helix transcriptional regulator translates to MKFDETTLQPAETSEESTRQRVARSLLVDGPQTAATLAKRLDLTPAAVRRHLDALAEEEAVEQRQPRTASTRGRGRPAKLFALTDQGRDGFEKKYDDLAVEALRFLSEVAGEEAVREFAERRAAFIKEGLDRIAAGETDLSPAQVLANVFTANGYAASVRELPLINGHDAGEQLCQQHCPVAHVAQEFPELCEAETDAIAKLLGTHVQRLATIAHGDGVCTTHIPPGSSGSGEVSKKKEQVTT, encoded by the coding sequence GTGAAATTCGACGAGACCACTCTGCAGCCCGCAGAGACCAGCGAGGAGAGCACCCGCCAGCGGGTCGCTCGGTCGCTGCTCGTCGACGGTCCGCAGACGGCTGCGACGCTGGCCAAGAGGCTCGACCTCACCCCGGCCGCGGTCAGGCGCCACCTGGACGCCCTGGCCGAGGAGGAGGCGGTGGAGCAGCGTCAGCCGCGCACCGCGTCCACGCGCGGGCGGGGCCGCCCGGCCAAGCTCTTCGCGCTCACGGACCAGGGTCGGGACGGCTTCGAGAAGAAGTACGACGACCTGGCCGTCGAGGCGCTCCGGTTCCTCTCCGAGGTGGCCGGTGAGGAGGCGGTGCGGGAATTCGCGGAGCGCCGCGCGGCGTTCATCAAGGAGGGACTGGATCGGATCGCCGCAGGCGAGACGGACCTCAGCCCCGCGCAGGTGCTCGCGAACGTGTTCACGGCCAACGGCTACGCGGCTTCCGTCAGGGAGCTGCCGTTGATCAACGGCCATGACGCGGGTGAGCAGCTGTGTCAGCAGCACTGCCCGGTCGCCCACGTCGCCCAGGAGTTCCCCGAGCTCTGCGAGGCGGAGACGGACGCGATCGCGAAGCTGCTCGGCACCCACGTACAACGCTTGGCCACCATCGCTCACGGTGACGGTGTCTGCACGACGCACATCCCTCCCGGGTCCTCCGGGTCCGGTGAAGTTTCGAAGAAGAAGGAGCAGGTCACGACATGA
- the sufB gene encoding Fe-S cluster assembly protein SufB, with product MTSIEELNPELKGIGKYEFGWADPDVAGAAAQRGLNDAVVRDISGKKSEPQWMLDLRLKGLKLFGRKPMPTWGSNLSDIDFDNIKYFVRSTEKQATSWEDLPEDIKNTYDKLGIPEAEKQRLVAGVAAQYESEVVYHQIREDLEQQGVLFLDTDTALKEHPEIFQEYFGTVIPVGDNKFAALNTAVWSGGSFIYVPKGVHVDIPLQAYFRINTENMGQFERTLIIADEGSYVHYVEGCTAPIYQSDSLHSAVVEIIVKKNARVRYTTIQNWSNNVYNLVTKRAVCEEGATMEWVDGNIGSKVTMKYPAVYLMGEHAKGETLSIAFAGEGQHQDAGAKMVHAAPNTSSSILSKSVARGGGRTSYRGLIQVNEGAHGSKSNVLCDALLVDQISRSDTYPYVDIREDDVSMGHEASVSKVSDDQLFYLMSRGMAEDEAMAMIVRGFVEPIAKELPMEYALELNRLIELQMEGAVG from the coding sequence ATGACCTCCATCGAGGAGCTCAACCCCGAGCTGAAGGGCATCGGGAAGTACGAGTTCGGCTGGGCCGACCCCGACGTCGCCGGTGCCGCCGCGCAGCGTGGTCTCAACGACGCCGTCGTGCGCGACATCTCCGGCAAGAAGTCGGAGCCGCAGTGGATGCTCGACCTGCGCCTGAAGGGTCTCAAGCTCTTCGGCCGCAAGCCGATGCCCACGTGGGGCTCGAACCTCTCGGACATCGACTTCGACAACATCAAGTACTTCGTGCGGTCCACCGAGAAGCAGGCCACCAGCTGGGAGGACCTGCCCGAGGACATCAAGAACACCTACGACAAGCTCGGCATCCCGGAGGCGGAGAAGCAGCGCCTGGTCGCCGGTGTCGCCGCGCAGTACGAGTCCGAGGTCGTCTACCACCAGATCCGTGAGGACCTGGAGCAGCAGGGCGTGCTCTTCCTCGACACCGACACCGCGCTCAAGGAGCACCCGGAGATCTTCCAGGAGTACTTCGGCACGGTGATCCCGGTCGGCGACAACAAGTTCGCCGCGCTGAACACGGCCGTGTGGTCGGGTGGCTCCTTCATCTACGTGCCGAAGGGTGTCCACGTCGACATCCCGCTGCAGGCCTACTTCCGGATCAACACCGAGAACATGGGCCAGTTCGAGCGCACCCTGATCATCGCCGACGAGGGCTCCTACGTTCACTACGTCGAGGGCTGCACCGCCCCGATCTACCAGTCCGACTCGCTGCACTCCGCGGTCGTCGAGATCATCGTGAAGAAGAACGCCCGCGTTCGCTACACGACCATCCAGAACTGGTCCAACAACGTCTACAACCTGGTCACCAAGCGCGCCGTCTGCGAGGAGGGCGCGACCATGGAGTGGGTCGACGGCAACATCGGCTCCAAGGTGACCATGAAGTACCCGGCGGTCTACCTGATGGGTGAGCACGCCAAGGGCGAGACCCTCTCGATCGCCTTCGCCGGCGAGGGCCAGCACCAGGACGCGGGCGCCAAGATGGTGCACGCCGCCCCCAACACCTCCTCGAGCATCCTCTCGAAGTCGGTGGCCCGTGGTGGTGGCCGCACGTCCTACCGTGGCCTGATCCAGGTCAACGAGGGCGCCCACGGCTCCAAGTCCAACGTGCTGTGCGACGCGCTTCTGGTCGACCAGATCTCGCGCTCCGACACCTACCCCTACGTCGACATCCGCGAGGACGACGTGTCGATGGGCCACGAGGCGTCGGTCTCGAAGGTCTCCGACGACCAGCTGTTCTACCTGATGTCCCGCGGCATGGCCGAGGACGAGGCGATGGCGATGATCGTGCGCGGCTTCGTCGAGCCGATCGCCAAGGAGCTCCCGATGGAGTACGCCCTCGAGCTCAACCGCCTGATCGAACTGCAGATGGAAGGAGCCGTCGGCTGA
- the sufD gene encoding Fe-S cluster assembly protein SufD, translating into MTAVADALEMNKVESHLHPEGSFDVEAHAVPKGREEIWRFTPLKRLHDIHDDAPFADGATKVEVEAAAGVTVETVAADDAVRGSSGLVPTDRVSARAWAASTGATVVRIPTDTVIEGATVIRHHGTGSETAGAGHAVIVAEKFAKATVVLVFEGSAVVADNIEIVVEDGADLTVVSVQDWADDAVHLSTQHAKVGRDANLKHVSVSFGGDVVRHDFSAEYAGPGGSVESLGLYFADAGQHIEHRLFVDHTAPKTKSNVVYKGALQGEKAHAVWIGNVLIRKEAEGIETYEENRNLILTDGAWADSVPNLEIETGEIEGAGHASAIGRFDDEQLFYLQSRGISETEAKRLVVHGFFNDLIRQIGVPELEEKLTGTVEAELAKTIQNFIGNTPIKKDIV; encoded by the coding sequence ATGACGGCAGTAGCTGACGCTCTCGAGATGAACAAGGTCGAGAGCCACCTCCACCCGGAGGGATCGTTCGACGTCGAGGCCCACGCGGTGCCGAAGGGTCGCGAGGAGATCTGGCGGTTCACCCCGCTCAAGCGTCTCCACGACATCCACGACGACGCCCCGTTCGCCGACGGTGCGACCAAGGTGGAGGTCGAGGCGGCCGCCGGCGTGACCGTCGAGACCGTGGCGGCCGACGATGCCGTACGCGGCTCCTCGGGTCTGGTCCCGACCGACCGCGTCTCGGCGCGGGCCTGGGCGGCCAGCACCGGCGCGACCGTCGTGCGGATCCCGACCGACACCGTCATCGAGGGTGCGACCGTGATCCGTCACCACGGCACCGGCTCGGAGACGGCCGGCGCCGGCCACGCGGTGATCGTGGCGGAGAAGTTCGCCAAGGCGACCGTCGTGTTGGTCTTCGAGGGCTCCGCCGTCGTCGCCGACAACATCGAGATCGTCGTCGAGGACGGCGCCGACCTCACCGTCGTCTCGGTCCAGGACTGGGCCGACGACGCCGTCCACCTCTCCACCCAGCACGCCAAGGTCGGCCGCGACGCCAACCTCAAGCACGTCTCGGTGAGCTTCGGCGGCGACGTCGTGCGCCACGACTTCTCGGCGGAGTACGCCGGCCCCGGCGGCTCCGTGGAGTCGCTCGGCCTCTACTTCGCCGACGCGGGCCAGCACATCGAGCACCGTCTCTTCGTCGACCACACCGCTCCGAAGACCAAGTCGAACGTGGTCTACAAGGGCGCGCTGCAGGGCGAGAAGGCCCACGCGGTCTGGATCGGCAACGTGCTGATCCGCAAGGAGGCCGAGGGCATCGAGACCTACGAGGAGAACCGCAACCTCATCCTGACCGACGGTGCCTGGGCCGACTCCGTGCCCAACCTGGAGATCGAGACCGGCGAGATCGAGGGCGCGGGTCACGCGTCGGCGATCGGCCGTTTCGACGACGAGCAGCTCTTCTACCTGCAGAGCCGCGGCATCTCCGAGACCGAGGCCAAGCGCCTGGTCGTGCACGGCTTCTTCAACGACCTGATCCGCCAGATCGGCGTCCCCGAGCTCGAGGAGAAGCTGACCGGCACGGTCGAGGCCGAGCTCGCCAAGACTATCCAGAACTTTATTGGCAACACCCCGATCAAGAAGGACATCGTATGA
- the sufC gene encoding Fe-S cluster assembly ATPase SufC, which translates to MSTLEIKDLQVSVETEDGPKEILKGVTLTINSGETHAIMGPNGSGKSTLAYSIAGHPKYTITGGTVTLDGEDVLEMSVDERAKAGLFLAMQYPVEVPGVSVANFLRTAKTALDGEAPKLRTWVKDVNGAMNKMHLDPSFSQRSVNEGFSGGEKKRHEIAQLDILDPAFALLDEIDSGLDIDALKVVSEGINDFRAREAKSVLLITHYTRILRYVKPDQVHVFVAGRIAESGGPELAEELEANGYEKYVTAGV; encoded by the coding sequence ATGAGCACGCTGGAGATCAAGGACCTGCAGGTCTCGGTCGAGACCGAGGACGGTCCCAAGGAGATCCTCAAGGGCGTCACGCTGACCATCAACTCCGGCGAGACCCACGCGATCATGGGCCCCAACGGCTCGGGCAAGTCGACCCTTGCCTACTCGATCGCCGGCCACCCGAAGTACACGATCACCGGCGGCACCGTCACCCTCGACGGTGAGGACGTGCTGGAGATGTCGGTCGACGAGCGGGCCAAGGCAGGCCTCTTCCTCGCGATGCAGTACCCGGTCGAGGTCCCCGGCGTGAGCGTCGCCAACTTCCTGCGCACCGCGAAGACGGCGCTGGACGGCGAGGCCCCCAAGCTGCGTACGTGGGTCAAGGACGTCAACGGTGCGATGAACAAGATGCACCTGGACCCGTCCTTCTCCCAGCGTTCGGTGAACGAGGGCTTCTCCGGCGGTGAGAAGAAGCGTCACGAGATCGCCCAGCTCGACATCCTCGACCCGGCCTTCGCGCTGCTCGACGAGATCGACTCCGGCCTCGACATCGACGCGCTCAAGGTTGTCTCCGAGGGTATCAACGACTTCCGCGCCCGCGAGGCCAAGTCGGTCCTGCTGATCACCCACTACACCCGCATCCTGCGCTACGTGAAGCCCGACCAGGTGCACGTCTTCGTCGCCGGCCGGATCGCGGAGTCGGGTGGCCCCGAGCTCGCCGAGGAGCTGGAAGCCAACGGCTACGAGAAGTACGTCACGGCAGGGGTCTGA
- a CDS encoding cysteine desulfurase, with protein MKGLLPDLDLVRKDFPILERTFDGGETPLVYLDSANTSHKPQIVIDTMVDHLERHNANIARAMHHLGAEATEAFEGARDTVARFLGAPERDEVIFTKNASEALNLVANTVPLTAGDVVVTTEMEHHSNIVPWQLATQRSGATLKWFGLTDDGQLDLSNIDELITPATKIVALTWVSNMLGTVNPVAQIARKAHEVGALVVVDAAQAAPVLPIDLASMAEEERPDFLVFTGHKVVGPTGIGVLWGRRAALEALPPFLGGGEMIATVTMEKSTYAPIPHKFEAGTPPIAEAIGLGAALEYLMHVGMENIHAHEQAITAYALERLASVPGVTVLGPADAAQRGGAIAFELEGVHPHDVAQVLDSKGVAIRAGHHCAKPAHQRFGVQASNRMSSYLYTTPAEIDALVEGLEYVRTFFKLDQ; from the coding sequence ATGAAGGGTCTGCTGCCCGACCTGGATCTGGTCCGCAAGGACTTCCCGATCCTGGAGCGCACCTTCGACGGCGGTGAGACCCCGCTGGTCTACCTCGACAGCGCCAACACCTCGCACAAGCCGCAGATCGTGATCGACACCATGGTCGACCACCTGGAGCGGCACAACGCCAACATCGCCCGGGCGATGCACCACCTGGGTGCCGAGGCCACCGAGGCGTTCGAGGGGGCGCGCGACACCGTCGCGCGCTTCCTCGGCGCGCCCGAGCGTGACGAGGTGATCTTCACCAAGAACGCGTCCGAGGCGCTCAACCTGGTCGCCAACACGGTCCCGCTGACTGCCGGCGACGTGGTCGTGACCACCGAGATGGAGCACCACTCCAACATCGTTCCGTGGCAGCTGGCCACGCAGCGTTCGGGTGCGACGTTGAAGTGGTTCGGGCTCACCGATGACGGCCAGCTGGACCTGTCGAACATCGACGAGCTGATCACGCCTGCGACCAAGATCGTGGCGCTGACCTGGGTCTCCAACATGCTCGGCACCGTCAACCCGGTCGCCCAGATCGCCCGGAAGGCCCACGAGGTCGGGGCGCTCGTCGTCGTCGACGCGGCCCAGGCCGCCCCGGTACTGCCGATCGACCTGGCGTCGATGGCGGAGGAGGAGCGTCCCGACTTCCTGGTCTTCACCGGCCACAAAGTGGTCGGCCCGACCGGCATCGGCGTCCTGTGGGGCCGGCGTGCGGCCCTCGAGGCGCTGCCGCCGTTCCTGGGCGGTGGCGAGATGATCGCGACGGTGACGATGGAGAAGTCGACGTACGCCCCGATCCCGCACAAGTTCGAGGCCGGCACCCCGCCGATCGCCGAGGCCATCGGTCTCGGCGCGGCGCTGGAATACCTCATGCACGTGGGTATGGAGAACATCCACGCCCACGAGCAGGCGATCACGGCCTACGCGCTGGAGCGTCTCGCGAGCGTGCCCGGCGTGACCGTGCTCGGCCCGGCCGACGCCGCCCAGCGTGGGGGTGCGATCGCCTTCGAGCTCGAGGGTGTGCACCCGCACGACGTGGCCCAGGTGCTCGACTCCAAGGGTGTCGCCATCCGCGCCGGGCACCACTGCGCCAAGCCCGCCCACCAGCGGTTCGGCGTGCAGGCCTCCAACCGGATGTCGTCCTACCTCTACACCACGCCCGCCGAGATCGACGCGCTGGTCGAGGGGTTGGAATACGTACGCACGTTCTTCAAGTTGGACCAGTGA
- the sufU gene encoding Fe-S cluster assembly sulfur transfer protein SufU translates to MTAANLEAMYQEIILDHYKNPHGKGLRDPFEAEVHHVNPTCGDEITLRVHVDGGKIEDISYDALGCSISQASASVLNDLVVGKSVDEAMAVHEEFLRLMQGKGQVEPDEDILEDGIAFAGVAKFPARIKCALLSWMAWKDATAQATNELANAEEK, encoded by the coding sequence ATGACTGCCGCCAACCTCGAAGCGATGTACCAGGAGATCATCCTGGACCACTACAAGAACCCGCACGGGAAGGGTCTTCGCGACCCCTTCGAAGCCGAGGTTCACCACGTCAACCCGACCTGCGGTGACGAGATCACCCTGCGCGTGCACGTCGACGGCGGCAAGATCGAGGACATCTCCTACGACGCCCTCGGCTGCTCCATCTCGCAGGCCTCCGCCTCGGTGCTCAACGACCTGGTCGTCGGCAAGAGCGTGGACGAGGCGATGGCCGTCCACGAGGAGTTCCTGCGACTGATGCAGGGCAAGGGCCAGGTCGAGCCCGACGAGGACATTCTGGAGGACGGCATCGCCTTCGCCGGCGTCGCCAAGTTCCCCGCCCGGATCAAGTGCGCGTTGCTGTCGTGGATGGCCTGGAAAGACGCCACAGCGCAGGCCACCAACGAGCTGGCTAACGCCGAGGAGAAGTGA
- a CDS encoding metal-sulfur cluster assembly factor: protein MRTSTVEGASLKIEDVEEAMKDVVDPELGINVVDLGLIYGLHIEDHSNVVIDMTLTSAACPLTDVIQDQTATALEGLVNDVHINWVWMPPWGPDKITPDGREMLRALGFNV, encoded by the coding sequence ATGCGTACGTCCACGGTCGAGGGCGCGAGCCTGAAGATCGAGGACGTCGAGGAGGCGATGAAGGACGTCGTCGACCCCGAGCTCGGCATCAACGTCGTCGACCTGGGTCTGATCTACGGCCTGCACATCGAGGATCACTCCAACGTGGTCATCGACATGACGCTGACCTCGGCCGCGTGTCCGCTGACCGACGTCATCCAGGACCAGACCGCCACGGCCCTGGAGGGCCTGGTCAACGACGTCCACATCAACTGGGTCTGGATGCCGCCGTGGGGCCCGGACAAGATCACCCCCGACGGACGCGAGATGCTCCGCGCCCTCGGGTTCAACGTCTGA